The following are from one region of the Papaver somniferum cultivar HN1 unplaced genomic scaffold, ASM357369v1 unplaced-scaffold_132, whole genome shotgun sequence genome:
- the LOC113333282 gene encoding protein LOW PSII ACCUMULATION 1, chloroplastic-like translates to MASASQVCCIISCPNQHKKNLSFSRQILSFSNSVSSISATIHRFPKKSLRINYISVIKCSASNKPEISSIAKIRSEVLSPFRSVRMFFYLAFIASASLGGLIATTQLIGTLSRSGNVEEILKGLGIDIGAVVIFAFLYSRDNKSRNAQLARLSREESLANLKLRVDEKRVIPISSLRGFARIVILAGPVEYIMESFSRSKSFTEALVERGVLVVPFPTDGSLPQFEFDDEVDLKTRKRLWQLVPLLTSEWSSWLDEQKKMANISPDSPVYISLRMDGRVRGSGVGYPPWNAFVAQLPVVKGMWGGVLDGMDGRV, encoded by the exons ATGGCTTCAGCGTCGCAGGTGTGTTGCATCATCAGCTGCCCtaatcaacacaagaaaaacttgtcATTTTCGCGCCAAATCCTTAGTTTCAGTAATTCAGTCTCTTCAATATCCGCAACAATTCACCGTTTCCCTAAAAAATCCTTACGTATAAATTatatctccgtcatcaaatgttcTGCCTCTAATAAGCCCGAAATCAG TTCTATAGCAAAGATAAGGAGTGAGGTATTATCTCCATTCCGGTCAGTTAGAATGTTTTTTTATCTTGCTTTTATTGCTAGTGCATCATTAGGTGGATTAATTGCGACAACACAATTGATCGGAACTTTATCAAGATCCGGTAACGTAGAAGAGATTTTAAAAGGATTAGGTATTGATATTGGAGCAGTAGTGATATTTGCATTTCTTTATTCAAGAGATAATAAATCAAGAAATGCACAATTAGCTAGACTTTCTAGAGAAGAAAGTTTAGCTAATCTTAAACTTAGGGTTGATGAGAAAAGAGttattccaatttcttctttacgaGGATTTGCTAGGATTGTTATACTTGCTGGACCTGTTGAGTATATTATGGAGTCGTTTAGTAGGAGTAAATCGTTTACGGAGGCTCTTGTTGAGAGAGGGGTTTTAGTAGTTCCATTTCCGACTGATGGGAGTTTGCCTCAATTTGAGTTTGATGATGAAGTTGACTTGAAGACAAGAAAAAGACTTTGGCAATTAGTTCCTCTTCTTACTTCTGAATGGTCGAG TTGGTTGGATGAACAGAAGAAAATGGCTAATATTTCACCAGATTCTCCTGT TTACATCTCTCTACGAATGGATGGTCGTGTACGTGGAAGCGGTGTTGGTTACCCTCCATGGAATGCTTTTGTTGCTCAGTTACCAGTAGTGAAAGGTATGTGGGGAGGTGTACTAGATGGCATGGATGGAAGAGTTTAA